A single Argentina anserina chromosome 7, drPotAnse1.1, whole genome shotgun sequence DNA region contains:
- the LOC126801945 gene encoding 3-ketoacyl-CoA synthase 19-like — protein MELLLTMCLASLFFGFCCLFKSFIQRRDQSCYLLAYECYKPTEETKLQTDSCAKIVMRNKNLGLEEFRFLLKTIVNSGIGEETSCPRNILQGREDKPTLADSLSEMDEIIFNTLDKLFARYVTISPSQIDILVVNVSMFSPSPSLTSRIVNRYNMREDIKTFNLSGMGCSASLVAVDVVQGLFKSYKDSYALVVSTESMAPNWYCGKEKSMMLTNCLFRSGGCSMLFTNRRYLKHQAMLKLNTLVRTHIGSNDDAYNCCIQLEDDSGYPGFRLTKNLTRAAALALTMNLQVLVPKVLPLREILRYLVESRLRKKRGTKSQKLEAVGVGLNMKAGIEHFCIHPGGRAIIDGIGKSLALNEYDLEPSRMALFRFGNTSAAGFWYALGYMEAKKRLKKGDRILMSGFGAGFKCNNIVWEVLRDLDDANVWERCIDSYPPESIANPFMEKFSWLNDEYLNFVRIDFSTLFA, from the coding sequence ATGGAGTTGCTCTTGACAATGTGTCTAGCCTCTCTGTTCTTTGGCTTTTGCTGTCTCTTTAAGTCATTTATCCAAAGGAGAGACCAATCCTGCTATCTACTGGCCTATGAGTGCTACAAACCCACAGAGGAAACAAAGCTCCAAACCGACTCATGTGCGAAAATCGTCATGCGAAACAAGAATCTGGGGCTGGAAGAATTCAGGTTTCTGTTGAAAACCATTGTCAATTCCGGCATTGGTGAGGAAACTTCCTGCCCACGGAACATCCTCCAAGGCCGGGAAGACAAGCCAACCCTAGCAGATTCACTATCTGAGATGGATGAAATCATCTTCAACACACTTGACAAGCTTTTTGCCAGGTACGTTACAATCTCACCATCACAAATTGACATTCTCGTGGTCAATGTCTCCATGTTCTCCCCTTCACCCTCACTAACATCTAGAATAGTGAACCGTTACAATATGAGGGAGGACATCAAGACATTCAATCTTTCTGGAATGGGCTGCAGCGCAAGCCTGGTGGCTGTTGATGTTGTCCAGGGCTTGTTCAAGTCCTACAAAGACTCATACGCCCTTGTTGTGAGCACGGAGTCCATGGCTCCTAATTGGTATTGCGGCAAAGAAAAATCGATGATGCTCACCAACTGTTTGTTTCGGTCAGGAGGCTGTTCGATGCTGTTCACTAACAGAAGATACCTTAAGCACCAAGCTATGCTGAAATTGAACACTTTGGTAAGAACACATATCGGATCAAATGATGATGCTTACAACTGTTGCATACAGCTAGAAGACGATAGTGGTTACCCAGGTTTTCGGCTTACCAAAAACCTCACTAGAGCAGCAGCTCTTGCTCTCACAATGAACCTACAAGTCCTAGTGCCAAAAGTACTTCCATTAAGGGAAATACTCCGGTACCTGGTGGAGTCAAGGCTGCGGAAGAAAAGGGGTACCAAGAGTCAGAAGCTAGAAGCAGTGGGAGTTGGTTTGAATATGAAGGCTGGAATAGAGCACTTTTGTATCCACCCTGGTGGAAGAGCAATTATAGATGGGATTGGCAAGAGCTTAGCATTAAACGAGTATGATCTTGAGCCTTCTAGGATGGCGCTTTTCCGATTCGGTAATACATCAGCTGCCGGGTTTTGGTATGCTTTAGGATACATGGAAGCCAAAAAGAGGCTTAAGAAGGGTGATCGGATTCTTATGAGTGGATTTGGAGCAGGTTTTAAGTGCAACAATATTGTTTGGGAAGTACTGAGGGACTTGGATGATGCCAATGTTTGGGAAAGGTGCATAGATAGTTATCCTCCAGAAAGTATAGCCAATCCTTTCATGGAGAAATTCAGTTGGCTAAATGATGAATATCTCAACTTTGTTAGGATTGATTTCAGCACATTATTCGCTTAA